CTGCAATTTCCAACTATAAGAAGATAAATAAAAACTGTAAGAATGATATCTTTACAAAACAAAACAAGTCCAATCAAGGAGAAAACTATGTCTGCAAATACAAATGAACGATACAATATTATAGACACAAATGGTGTTTGTTTCGTTAGGAAACTACTCTTATTAGTCAAGGTCTGTTTTAGTTTCCTTGCCGTTTAAATCTAACTCGTTAGAATAAATCATCCTTCTACCTAGCATGATCTCTAAGCGTATGTAGTACAATACGATCTACAGACTGCATTTGCCTTGAACACCCTGCAATCTTCACCTCAAAGTTAGCTAAACTTTGAGACTGCTTTACAATGTTTACATAGCTGACTCGAACAAACAACAGTTAACTAGCATCAATGTGAATTACATTCATATACTTTAAAGAAAAGGCGAATACCACCTGAATCTGACTCAGGCCAGAATTCTAAGTCAAATTCAAGACACCCTCTATAACTAGTCTAAAGAGCTGCATAGTAATTCAAATGCTTGAACCGAATGTTTTGTAATTCATTGGAATAAACAGTAAGTATGTGTGACTTGCAACATTGAGAACCCTACTTACCAAATGCAAAGCATTCCTTGTAGCAAGAGTAGTATACACATTCCCAAATATCGTAGTCAGTCCAATTACTTCTACTTCTGGTGAATTTAAGGCAACAAATATTGCCATTGCATCATCTATACATACAAAAACTTAATCAGATTGGCAAAAGGAAAACAAAATTTGTACACAAGAATCTGGTCAATAGATGTTGACCTTACAGATGTTAACAAAATTGAAAGGGAAATGAACAGGAAACCAATGATCTTTTAGCTCTAGATTGTGTTTTATTATGAGATTAAAATTGGGTTGTTGATCAATTTGAGTATTAATGAGTTAATCTTATAGATTGAGATTGAAATAGAGATAAAAGGAAAGAATGAATTGAGATTGCTGAAGAAAAAACTTACCAATTCCAGGATCAGTATCAATGatgatcttctttttctttgttgcTTCTACCATGATTCTGATTCAAATTGAttgtgattgatttttttttgggtatGAAATCAATAAAAACGGTGATGAAAAGAGAAGAGAGAGACTAGACGGTGTCAAATTAGGTACCGGTACGTTATAACGGtagtggggaagaagaagatggtcaGCGTACGCAATGTGCGTAAGTTAGTGTCTATCTTATAATTGTGATTTGGGATAATTTAATCTATTTTGGGTGATAATTATCACTCTAATAAAATAATTGTGGTAGGCTGGTAGGTACCTTTGCATCCACGCTCCACATCTGACTAGGGAGGGCATACCAGGGAGGGCATCAGATTTCATTTAAGACATCCTCATTTCTGTTTTGTTTTAGGTGAAATTTGGTACTttcctctaaaaaaaaaaaaaacaaaacaaaaaaaagaactgGTACATCCCAAGCTAGCTATTTTTCCCCTTTGTTGTCCAACTCAACAACAAAGTGTTTTTTCCTGGCTAGTTTGGGCTTAGTCCATTTAGTTGGAGCCTGTTATTAGATGACAAAAAAAAGTCATTAGAATTAAATTTCACACAACCCTTAACCAATTATTCTCTAACTACCTATTCTACCGTTGATTAATTGGCGTTAATTAATCGTAATCGGTATTTATTAATCGTATTAGATTTTAGATTAATTAATGTAAATCGATCTTCAAAATATCAAACAActgaaaaaaattgatttatttttcaaaaacactactcagaatcggttaacgttcatgcacttgtaaaccgattctagatAGTGTTCTTTGGTATTCAAGAAGAGCACCATCAGTCGGTTAATGTTTGCATAGATaaaatcttgcctaaatttgttATATATCTTCGCCCAAAAGCTCTCGGACGAGGAGTGATCAACTCGACTTTCGTCGTACCAtgttttggtgattgccaaatcttccgcaGAGTCAAACAATATCATTTCttgtatgtggaggtatgaaacaagtagttgtggagtatatggagcgAGAGGGAATAAAACGAGCAATTTTGGGGCAAATTAGGTCCAAGGATGAGGTCTTTATATATAGAGAAAAACCCCAACGACTAGTTTTTCGAAAAAAGTGAAATAATTTGGAACAACCAGTCTATCGAATGTCTATAAAAGTTGATTTTTCTTTCATGCCCATTAGAATCGGTCTTTATGATTggtaacataaaccgattatgcgCTTGtacaaaatttgaattttcaccgaCATTAATCGGTTTTTATATTTGCACACGTAACCCGTTTATCACtagaaaaagatacagaaaaaagCGTTTCTAAGGCATGAAAAATCGGATTATATTGACCCCCCACATAAACCAATTTCATGAAGGAACCTCGACAGTCTATTTTTCTCAGAAGTCGCATATAGCCCGATTGTTTGCCTGTAtttgcaaaacataattttgaacatgcataaacttgttttacGATAAACTCATTATccacataattataattaaaacatTTTAGGTGCACGTAAGTTCAAACCATGATCATCCATGAAATAAACCTTAAACCATCCAAAAAAAAACtgttaaaaacttaaaacttaaacCACCAAAAGTCTTAGAAACTTAAAACTTTAAAATATAATATCTAAAAGAGAGCATCAGTATCATGGAGCACCATCACCAGGAGCAGCATCATCTTCTGTTTCAGCAAAGGCTTGAACTGTAGACAATTCTTCAAACAAACCTTCTAAATGCATGTCGCGATCCCTCGCAGCTGCAAACGCATCCCTACTTACTACATAAACGCAAGTGTTTTCGGTTTATGTGGTACATATATAAATATCGATTGTAAAATGGAATCTGAAGAGACAACTTCACAATCAGTATGTTAGCATGTAAACAAAACCTGATTGTAAGAGCAcataaatcataaaaaaattacacccagaatcggtttatgctaATGCACTTATAATCCGCATCTGATGATGTCTTTTCCTTCAACCCAGAATCGCTCAGTGCTAgtcatcatataaaccgattctgcatgctcttcatggacgAAGAACAAAACCCTGAATCGGTtaaagcttttttttttcctctacaTACACCACGAAACATTGAAAGATAAGTAACCCCATAATCATTTTACTCAATCAGGATAGTACTGGAAACTCTACCTTGACATCTTTTATTTCTAGAAAGCTTGTATGAAACATGAAAAAAATATCTTCGAGACTATTCTCCCACCCACGTATCATTCCAAAATAAACACCACTATCATTACCCGGTGCTAACTTAGTACTAgatttaacaaaacttttggctTTCAAATTTCCATCCCATAAATTATGAGAAAATGGCCTATTAGATTTTTTACAAAAAGATAACTTAAGTCAAACCTTAAATTTCTGGTTTATGATCTTTGTCCACAAAGCTTGCTTCTTTTCCACTAAGCAAGTAGAGCTTTATTGAACAGTCCTAACTTTTTATGCCCAATCCTCCCAGCATTTCGGTTGTGCCACCTTGGACTAAGCATCCCAACTTCTTTTCTCCACGGTACGTAGCACCAGAACCCGGTAAGAAATTCATCATAATTCTTTCCATTTCCTTTACCACATTCAGTGGTATCTGGAATACAGAAAGATAATATACCAGAAGATTAGAAAACACACTTTATATCACAAAACACATCTTTGTCATTTGgacaaataaattgttttccGACGTGCCAAATAAGTGCGATATTATATTAGCAACGATGGATCTAGGGATTGGGAGAAAACTCCAGGCCTAAGCTTGCAGCTTTCGTCAATGCCCAATTTTTTTGAAAGATTTATTTTCCAACTTATATTTTAGGCTTTTGGATCTAGAGATCTACCCGGATAAAACCCAAGTTAGCTCTCTTATAGGTCTATCCCTATTGTATAGCTCATGTAGCAATGGAAAACAAGATCGCaaatgagcaaaaaaaaaaaacgctagGTTTAgtgtttgtacccagaaatatttccaggaactaaacacgatgattttgacAATTGATGTGTAATTGGGTTAAGTTACTAATGAAGAAAAATAAGGAAGacaggtttaacgtggttcggtgattgtgcctacatccacggatgaaATCCCCTTAGGGAGAGATATCTTATTGATAAGAATTACAATGTTTTTCTCTGGTTCTGAAAACCTCCCCCCTTTTTCCTTCTACAAGGGTGTCCCTATTTATACAGCTGAATAAttaatttcgagataaacttaaatggcattagtctccctgcatgcctcctagaATTAACTCTGCATGAAACTGCATGCATGCCTCCTTGAATTAACTCTGCATGAAATTGCCTGCATGCCTATTGGcttgccctgcatgcctcctggaatttatcttccctgcatgcctccttgtattgatttgcgggcctcccgtgtattttatacacggtacaaacatcgccccctcttaacctccaacttgttgggggttaagaattttgtttttccttcgtGTCGATTGTCGATACGTAACTATCTAGttgcccccaagcgtgagtagagacattacaaagacgccccaaactgtgataacctgcaataaaatttgctcacgtgctaggcgagacttttttccacgtggtggacttgtgatgctcgatagctagtcgagtcttgagtagaatgtagtgtgtgcttgcggctggggcaaggatttttgctcgcaacgtaacaaggctagcGCTTGTTGCTCGGGCAGGCTGgttgtttcttatgttgagcacgagtctttggaccaatatcgggcattgggctcgtggttcagacgagactttatgcttgccaagattcaagtctttcatactcgcgtgaaggacgagattttatgcttgcgataaaagcaagacttatgtgcccacgtgcaaggtgaggctttaggttcttgcgaagtgatgcaaggctaaatattgaagggtctgtgcaatcctcatctcgaactcgatcatgtcgctatccacgaaccacgaactcgatcatgtcgttatccacgaacctcgaactcgatcatgttgcttccCCAAGTGCATATAAAAGTTTCTCGAACACGGTAATTTTTGCTTCCATGCTATAGGGAATTGAAAAACGGTTCTAACTAgccaaaatcactcaattcggacttcaAACGAaaaagttattgacgaaacaagatttGGATGAAGCGGGTGTGTTTGCTGGCGTGGCGTGATGACAGTGCATAAGCGCTCACGTGTCACTGCTGACTTGGACGACATGGCTGACGTGGCACCAGAACGgtgctgatttttgcatggaaatTCGTGGCATGATTTTTGAGCTTTTAACGCACCTATCTCAATGATAAAACACGATTgttttacacgaatccccttagtcggcgccaatgtttgtacgcagaaatatttccaggaactaaacacgatgattttgacAATTGATGTGTAATTGGGTTAAGTTACTAATGAAGAAAAATAAGGAAGACAGGTTTAACGTTCGACGATTGATGCCTACATCCACGAATGAAATCCCCTtagggagagatattttattgataagAATTACAATGTTTTTCTCTGATTCTGAAAACCTCCCCCTTTTTCCTTCTAGCAGGGTGTCCCCATTTATACAGCTGAATAATTAATTTCGAGATAGACTTAAATGGCATTAatctccctgcatgcctcctggaattAACTCTGCATGAAACTGCATGCATACCTCCTTGAATTAACTCTGCATGAAACTGCCTGCATGCCTATTGACTTgctctgcatgcctcctggcattaatctgcTTTACATGCCTCCTTATATTGATTTGCAGGCctcccgtgtattttatacacgataCAAACATTTAGAATGCTCGTACTTTTGACTCGAAGGTATTATTATATATTTGATTTGGTTGGCACATATATGACTTGATAAAAGATGTCTCATCTAGATTAAAAAATATCAAATAACTCAATCATGAAAAAGCAAAAAAATCGCCCAAGTGCTAGTTCAACTATTGAATTTTTGTTATTGCGACAAGATTACACACATATTAgtagtaatttcattaattcttgtaATCTTttaaaagaaataagaaaaaaagatCAAGTCAATAGAATTTGTCACCAGTAAAGGAAATCATACTCGTATACATGttaagatttaataaaaaattatcttAGTATATAGAATCTTCAAAATTGACAAACCTATcaacaagctgggcaccgacCCCTTTTTGAATAACTACCCATaatctatgaaaaagaaaactacatatcttgaaaaatatatatttttttgtttttttgattttctttttattcCCATTAAATCGAAAATTGGTTTCTCTTTTATAAAAAGCAAAAAACCATTACAAACAAATCATTTCCCAACAATTATTGCTTAATCGAATCCTAACATATATGCTTGTATATAAATTAGCAAGACCCGTTATTGATATCCATGCAGGTAAATCCAATGCCCAGAACAATGTAAACGAGTTCAAGAAGCCACCATGCTACGACCAGAACCACAATGCTTAAAACAATTAACGTATAAGATGTGACACAATGTAAATCGTTGAGAGGGGAATAACTTTAATATTGGGATTGGTAACGGGCGGAAGTGGAAAATGATCAAGGGTCTAAATTCAGATTTGTCCGGTAATCTTTGCCCCCCTTTAGCATTTTTCGCTAAGAAGCTATCCCCAAGACTCGAACGTTTGACCAGGCAGGGGATGTTCTAATTATTTCCAACCACCACTGGCTGCCATAATAATTGCACAGTGGCATGCTCTGTAAATAAGACCAAACCCCAAGAAAGTCCCTCTTTTCCATAATTCAAAATCGTCTTCCTCTAGATCTCACTGCAACTTTCAGACACACACAGTTAATGaagttcaagaagaagaagaagatctaatcaattaatcaatcaacaACACTCACTACTTTCACTTCATCAATTTCACAGAAATGAAGAGAGGGGGAGAAAAAAGCAGCAATTTTGGGCTAAAAAATCCACCCATGAAGatcgatttttcatcttcatcaaagAAGCATAAGAAACCCAATCTCAGAAACCCATTAACAGACATTAattcctcatcttcttcatcttctacttcTGCTAGTACTGTTTCAATTGAAGCTTCGTCTAGGGgttgtttaggttttttcttatcaaatccttcaaaaccccaacttaaaaaccctaaatcagTACCAATTTCAAATCCCAGATTAAAGAACCCccctcaaaatcaagagaaatcggtgtCTAATAAAGGGGTCAGGGGGAATTTGAATCAGAAATTGGGTTGCACAAATGTGAAAAGTTCGAGCTTGAAATCACaatcgggtttgaaaaagaagaagaaattggagtCTGAGGCAATGGGGGTTGATAAAGGTgagatttttgaaaaaaaattatttaatttcagtaaattagggttagatgaaaccatAAATGTAACTCCTTTGAATAAATTTCAGTCCGGGTCTGTTTTAGATATGGAAATTGAAGAGAATTCAGTATGTAAAACATTAGAAAAAACTCCAGAAACTATAACACCACCAATTCAAGCTTCGGTGTCGCCGGAGCTTCAGTATGGAGCTTCTTCCATGGTTGGTGGTTCCACTACAGGGTCTTGTTATGCTGCTGGTCATGTTTTATCTGGTGTACCTGATAAGAGGAAATGTAGACCTAGAGGTATACTTACAGTAGGTGAAGAATTGGGGTTTGAGAGTTTTCAGTTGTCTAGTGATGAGAATGTGTCAAATTCGGGTAAGGGTCGTAGAGTGTCTTTGGTTCCGACGCCTAGTGGAGCGTCAATGAGGTGGTTGTTGTCGCCttgcaaagaggaagaagataaaATGGACAATTGTTCCCCGAATGCCTCAGCTGAATTTAGGAGGAGAATGGGTCCAACACCATTTCAATCACTTTCTTCGCCGTCTTCAGATGTTTGTTTGAAAAGTAATGGTAGTAGTAAAACTAGTTCCGTTGTTAAGATGGATTTGTCGATTTCACCAATTGAATTGTCTAAGTTTGAAGGATTTAGTGATGTTTCTCCATCGATTTTTCAAGTTAGACCTGATGTTGAGCATCATTTGGTTTCTTGTTTCTCACCGTCTTCGTTTGCTGATACTACTACTATTACACCTAGTAAAAGAGTAGAAGAGAGTTCTCCATTATCTGTAGACTCTTTGGATAGTCACAATGCAATTTGTACTCCGGAATCTGATTCAAGTTCGGAGAGACAGAGGTTTTCCTGGATGCAGAATGTTGTGGATCACCGTGAGTCTCGGTTTGAATTTGATCCATTGGCAGATGTTTTCCGAACGAAAAGTTTGTCTCCTAGGGGTAGGAGAACGAGTTGGGATCCAGCTGATGTTTTGCCACTCCCTGGGTTGAATTTTAAGCTTCATGATACTATGATGGATCCATTGTTAGGTGTCTCAAGTTCTAGTTTCATAGATTCAGTTGATTCCCAAATGAGAGTATCTTGGAGAGAAGGACTAGTTAGTCGGATATTCGATATGGATGAGTTGGATTCTTGTAGATGGTTATCAGATGAGGAGGTGGAAGTTGGTCTTTGTGGGAATAAACAGTTAAGTTCTGCAGATTTCGATTGTGAAGTTGATATGAGTCTTGAATCTCTTGATGGCGAGTTAGTTAACATTACTAAATCACCTGAATTTGTCTCTGAAGAACCTGAAATTATTGGAAAAAGCAAGCTAAAGTCTCCTCAGAAACTCAGATCTTGCGCAGAATCAATGAGCACAGACGGAGGAGGATTAATCGCTTCGGGGGATTCAGATTGGACTCAATGTTACAAAAACCGTCTGTTTCAAGGATAGGttcatttcttctttttctttttattttctgtttattTCTGTAACATTAGTTTAAATTACATCATTTTCAAACACTGAGGTCTAGACTAGACAATTGTGAATTATGTTTGTTAAAGTATCATCTATTCGTGCATGTTGTAATATTCAATTAGTCTAGTTTGATGTTCAAACTAGTACTGATAAAATTTATATGTAATTCACATGGGTTCAATTACTCTTACAGTTTACTCTGTTCGTTGTGTTTCCTATGATCATGTGAATTGTGAACTTTTTTGTAGTTTGAGTTGAAACTTAGACAGAACGAGATCCTGTATGGCTGTTTTTGGGTACAATTGCAGAGTTCAGAATTGCAGCGCTTCATACAGGTTTGAATCCTTTGAACACCTTCAATTATGAGCATGTTcatcttttcttttcattttttcacATCTTTCTCCATTTGTTAATGAAGTAAAATTTCCTGAAATGCGTCTTGATTCTCACCCAaaaactcatttctcaaacacATCCAGGGAATTCTGCAGAGTATACACAGAATCATGAGAAAATTGAAGTAGGAATGCATATAATTACGAATGTGTTCGTTGATGATCATCTAACCATAACAACTCAATGAAAGAAGAAAGATGATTAGGTGACTATCAACAAAACATAATCATAGATGCAAAATGAAACTTGACACAGATTTTTCTTAGTTTTCATCTTGTAAGAAAGTAAATAGGAATAGGTTTGCTTTTAAGGAATTCTTACGCAACATATAGTACAGCATATTCCATAAGAATAAACCTCTTATCCAAAACTTTCTTGATTGCTATGAGTGAAACTTTGCACCTACTTGGTACCTCACAGTTAATGACATGCTACATAGATAGAGACTGATTGATTTCGACTTAGGTTGTTTCTCAGTTCCTTCTGTCTCATAGTGGACCTACACAGTAAAGAGAGTCTGATGAATATAATTTTTTACTGTTGTTCAATGCTTTAGAATCTCTGCTTAGACGATGTAACGATCGGGGACCTTTACTGTTTTTCTGGAAGAGGAACACTAGATGTCTAATTAATCAATCTGATATAACCTTTTCCCCTGTTATATGATCGTTTTTGAGTCATTCTATACTGTACTGACTGTAACAGTGATTTTCAAGTTGAGCAGAGACCGTTACGGTTATAACAGGCATTTTTTAGCTGAATTTCCAAAATCTTGCAGGCTTCATAGACACAACCAAAAGAGTGTAGGACCATAAAAGTAAACTCCAAAACATATCCATTTCAAATGGGTAAAGACAGTTAGGTATCTTCATAGGTCACTTCACTCTACAATGTAGttcacatggaaaacaacctttcAACCATATTAAAACAGctaattttataattataaaagatTAGAATCCCATTAAGTCACTAATGCAACAAAAAGTTTGTAGAAAACAAAGCATAAACTAGCAGTTCAGAATGACAGAAACGGAAATTATAATTATGCCATAAACCTActacttgtttttcttgttttctattcaATTTCCAATAGAAAGTTGAGTTTTATCTGATGAATGaggacaaaactaaaaaaaactgtCGACAGTATCAAAGATACAAAAATCTATAAACTGAGTAAACTTTTGTGAATCTTGACATTTTTACCAGAGGAGATACCATGGTTAGAATAAGAGTGATGCATTTTTCTATCTG
This is a stretch of genomic DNA from Papaver somniferum cultivar HN1 chromosome 1, ASM357369v1, whole genome shotgun sequence. It encodes these proteins:
- the LOC113319820 gene encoding uncharacterized protein LOC113319820 codes for the protein MKRGGEKSSNFGLKNPPMKIDFSSSSKKHKKPNLRNPLTDINSSSSSSSTSASTVSIEASSRGCLGFFLSNPSKPQLKNPKSVPISNPRLKNPPQNQEKSVSNKGVRGNLNQKLGCTNVKSSSLKSQSGLKKKKKLESEAMGVDKGEIFEKKLFNFSKLGLDETINVTPLNKFQSGSVLDMEIEENSVCKTLEKTPETITPPIQASVSPELQYGASSMVGGSTTGSCYAAGHVLSGVPDKRKCRPRGILTVGEELGFESFQLSSDENVSNSGKGRRVSLVPTPSGASMRWLLSPCKEEEDKMDNCSPNASAEFRRRMGPTPFQSLSSPSSDVCLKSNGSSKTSSVVKMDLSISPIELSKFEGFSDVSPSIFQVRPDVEHHLVSCFSPSSFADTTTITPSKRVEESSPLSVDSLDSHNAICTPESDSSSERQRFSWMQNVVDHRESRFEFDPLADVFRTKSLSPRGRRTSWDPADVLPLPGLNFKLHDTMMDPLLGVSSSSFIDSVDSQMRVSWREGLVSRIFDMDELDSCRWLSDEEVEVGLCGNKQLSSADFDCEVDMSLESLDGELVNITKSPEFVSEEPEIIGKSKLKSPQKLRSCAESMSTDGGGLIASGDSDWTQCYKNRLFQG